The Oncorhynchus masou masou isolate Uvic2021 chromosome 31, UVic_Omas_1.1, whole genome shotgun sequence genome includes a region encoding these proteins:
- the LOC135524051 gene encoding HMG box-containing protein 1-like, whose protein sequence is MLWEVNKTEQVEKYKMDANRIQDSFDLLKCNEALSSSPGCPPTPIEYDDLPELQEVEENQSSLVLFHVGTGVSHQDCIAGYPHTNWLTELANIATSPQSPLLQEPPPIKRSSPMHIFATSRSLHSYARPPLASSAPSPSRGHLRERSRRVRASSESESGVFSMSSFSDDEDMGWSNSWPSTAWHCFLKGTRLRFHRGSNKEWQEAEDLGDSDDESDDDERIMPSTARKSYGSEGLKLVAHEENVSYGQAVLKLTFDPGSPEDGLLTAECRFDHPFFVKNKGWSSFYPSLTVVQHGIPCYEMQVGDLCLPPGHRDSINCDDSVVFDTFRSYDFTPLDSSAVYVLSSMARQHRTSQSSSGAVSPDPEKLSSSFHPSSTSKSNRSNTSGTAPGGATPTKCKRPMNAFMLFAKKYRLEYTQMYPGKDNRAISVILGDKWKKMKNEERRMYTMEAKALADEQKRLNPDCWKRKRTNSGSQHQ, encoded by the exons ATGTTATGGGAAGTTAATAAGACTGAACAAGTTGAGAAATACAAGATGGATGCAAATAGAATTCAAGACTCTTTTGATCTTCTGAAATGCAATGAGGCTCTGTCCTCATCACCTGGCTGCCCCCCTACTCCCATAGAGTATG ATGACCTGCCAGAGCTgcaggaggtagaggagaaccAGTCCTCTCTGGTGCTGTTCCATGTGGGAACTGGGGTGTCACATCAGGACTGTATAGCTGGTTACCCTCACACCAATTGGCTGACTGAGCTAGCTAACATCGCCACCAGCCCTCAGAGCCCCCTACTGCAGGAGCCTCCTCCCATCAAGAG GTCGTCTCCTATGCACATCTTTGCCACCAGTCGTAGTTTACATTCTTACGCCCGACCTCCCCTGGCTAGCAGTGCACCCAGCCCCTCTAGGGGTCACCTTAGGGAGCGCAGCAGACGTGTCAGA GCCAGCAGTGAGTCAGAGTCTGGTGTGTTCTCTATGTCATCCTTCTCTGATGATGAGGACATGGGTTGGTCTAACTCCTGGCCCTCAACTGCCTGGCACTGTTTCCTGAAAG GCACCCGGTTGCGGTTCCACAGGGGTTCTAACAAGGAGTGGCAAGAGGCTGAGGACCTGGGAGACTCTGATGACGAGTCAGATGATGATGAGAGAATAATGCCGTCCACTGCCCGAAAG AGCTACGGTTCGGAAGGTCTGAAGCTAGTGGCCCATGAGGAGAACGTGTCGTACGGCCAGGCTGTCCTCAAACTCACCTTTGACCCCGGCTCGCCAGAAGATGGCCTCTTAACGGCAGAGTGCAGATTTGATCACCCCTTCTTTGTGAAAAACAAAG GCTGGTCCTCGTTCTATCCCAGCCTGACGGTGGTGCAGCACGGTATCCCCTGCTATGAGATGCAGGTGGGGGACCTATGTCTTCCTCCAGGCCACAGAGACTCCATAAACTGTGACGACTCTGTTGTCTTCGACACCTTCAGGAG TTATGACTTCACCCCTCTGGACTCTTCAGCTGTCTATGTGCTGAGCAGCATGGCCAGGCAGCATAGGACCTCCCAGTCCAGCAGTGGCGCTGTCTCCCCTGACCCAGAGAAACTCTCCAGttccttccacccctcctccaccagCAAATCAAACAGGAGCAATACCTCAGGGACAGCCCCTGGCGGGGCCACACCCACCAAATGCAAGCGGCCAATGAACGCCTTCATGCTCTTCGCTAAGAAGTACCGGTTGGAGTACACACAGATGTACCCTGGGAAGGATAACAG AGCCATCAGTGTAATCCTGGGTGATAAGTGGAAGAAGATGAAGaacgaggagaggaggatgtaCACCATGGAGGCCAAGGCTCTGGCTGACGAGCAGAAGAGACTCAACCCTGACTGCTGGAAACGCAAGAGAACCAACTCA ggGTCCCAGCACCAATAG